A window from Malacoplasma iowae encodes these proteins:
- the ribB gene encoding 3,4-dihydroxy-2-butanone-4-phosphate synthase, producing the protein MNFNSKLNSVEEAIADIKKGKIIIVVDDEDRENEGDFICAGEFATPENINFIATYGKGLICCPVSKKIADKLKLNQMVADNTDNHQTAFTVSIDHIDTSTGISAFDRSITAIKLCDDNATAKDFRRPGHMFPLVAKDGGVLVRNGHTEATVDIVKLAGLKEVGICCEIMDDDGTMMKYDKLLKKAKKWKMKMISIKQLQDYLESKK; encoded by the coding sequence ATGAATTTTAATAGTAAATTAAATAGTGTTGAAGAAGCAATTGCAGATATTAAAAAAGGAAAAATAATTATTGTTGTTGATGATGAAGACAGAGAAAATGAGGGAGATTTTATTTGTGCTGGTGAATTTGCAACACCAGAAAATATTAATTTTATAGCAACATATGGTAAGGGTTTAATTTGTTGTCCGGTTTCTAAAAAAATAGCAGACAAATTAAAATTAAATCAAATGGTTGCTGATAATACAGATAATCACCAAACAGCTTTTACAGTGTCTATTGACCACATAGATACATCAACAGGAATATCTGCTTTTGATAGAAGTATCACTGCAATTAAACTATGTGATGATAATGCAACAGCAAAAGATTTTAGAAGACCAGGACATATGTTTCCATTAGTTGCTAAAGATGGTGGTGTTCTTGTTAGAAATGGTCACACAGAAGCAACGGTGGATATTGTAAAACTAGCTGGTTTAAAAGAAGTTGGTATATGTTGCGAAATAATGGACGATGATGGAACAATGATGAAATATGATAAATTGTTAAAAAAAGCTAAAAAGTGAAAAATGAAAATGATTAGCATTAAACAATTACAAGATTATTTAGAATCAAAAAAATAA
- the ribD gene encoding bifunctional diaminohydroxyphosphoribosylaminopyrimidine deaminase/5-amino-6-(5-phosphoribosylamino)uracil reductase RibD produces the protein MKDIEYMKKAIELAYQGEGNVNPNPMVGAVIVKNDKIIGEGFHEYFGKEHAEINAFNKLTESCENATMYVTLEPCCHFGKTPPCVDEIINKKIKRVVIGTLDPNPLMSGKSVDILKNNNIEVVVGVLEQECKNLIKEFSHFIKNKKPFITLKYAMTIDGKVATRTNKSKWISNEKALFSNRVDRYKNTAIMVGINTVLIDDPLLTTRIKNKRNPIRIICDTNLRIPLTSNIVKTANEVKTIVATCCEDVEKAEKLLEKNIAILNIKMKNNHLDLNDLVEKLGAIGIDSIILEGARTLASNFIEEKLINYLKIYVCPKIFGGKDAVSPIGGIGVDEPSDAIKIINQKVSSIDDDVVIEGEVVY, from the coding sequence ATGAAAGATATAGAATATATGAAAAAAGCTATTGAATTAGCATATCAAGGAGAAGGAAATGTAAATCCTAATCCAATGGTTGGTGCTGTTATTGTTAAAAATGACAAAATTATTGGTGAGGGTTTTCATGAATATTTTGGCAAAGAACATGCTGAAATTAATGCATTTAATAAATTGACTGAGTCTTGTGAAAATGCAACTATGTATGTAACACTAGAACCATGTTGTCATTTTGGTAAAACTCCACCTTGTGTTGATGAAATAATAAATAAGAAAATTAAAAGAGTTGTAATTGGCACATTAGACCCAAATCCATTGATGTCTGGAAAAAGTGTAGATATTTTAAAAAACAATAATATCGAAGTAGTTGTTGGTGTTTTAGAACAAGAATGTAAAAATTTAATTAAAGAATTTAGTCATTTTATTAAAAATAAAAAACCATTTATAACCCTAAAATATGCAATGACTATTGATGGTAAAGTTGCAACAAGAACAAACAAATCTAAATGAATTAGTAATGAAAAAGCTTTATTTTCAAACCGTGTTGATAGATATAAAAATACAGCTATAATGGTAGGAATAAACACGGTTTTAATTGATGATCCATTACTTACCACTAGAATAAAAAATAAACGTAATCCTATTAGAATAATTTGTGATACAAATTTAAGAATTCCTTTAACATCTAATATTGTTAAAACAGCAAATGAAGTTAAAACAATAGTTGCTACTTGTTGTGAAGATGTTGAAAAGGCAGAAAAATTATTAGAAAAAAACATTGCTATACTAAATATAAAAATGAAAAACAATCATTTAGATTTGAATGATTTAGTTGAAAAATTGGGAGCTATTGGAATAGATTCAATAATTCTTGAAGGTGCAAGAACATTAGCTTCAAATTTTATTGAAGAAAAATTAATTAATTATTTAAAGATTTATGTTTGCCCAAAAATATTTGGTGGAAAAGATGCTGTGTCTCCAATAGGTGGAATTGGTGTTGATGAACCATCAGATGCAATAAAAATAATTAATCAAAAAGTTTCAAGTATTGATGATGATGTCGTTATTGAGGGTGAGGTTGTTTACTAA
- a CDS encoding riboflavin synthase: MFTGIIEEVGKIKKITKTSSGILLTISANKVLQDCKIGDSIAVNGICLTVTKFDSNSFSVDVMNETVKKTSLSKLSQNTCLNLERAMLINSRFGGHIVSGHIDGIGTICEIKKDGIASIFKINTSKEITKYIINKGSITIDGISLTVVGVNDVSFTVSIIPHTMFVTNLGHKKVGDIVNLENDCIAKYVEKMLDNKQEKQSLLEKIKEM, translated from the coding sequence ATGTTTACTGGAATAATTGAAGAAGTTGGAAAAATAAAAAAGATAACAAAAACAAGTTCTGGTATTTTATTAACTATTAGCGCAAATAAGGTTTTACAAGATTGTAAAATTGGAGATAGTATTGCTGTTAATGGTATTTGTTTAACTGTGACAAAATTTGATTCTAATTCATTTAGTGTTGATGTTATGAATGAAACAGTTAAAAAAACATCTCTTTCTAAATTATCACAAAATACTTGTCTAAATTTAGAAAGAGCAATGTTAATAAATTCTAGATTTGGTGGACATATTGTTTCTGGTCACATTGATGGAATAGGTACAATATGTGAGATTAAAAAAGATGGAATCGCATCAATTTTTAAAATTAATACTTCTAAAGAGATAACTAAATATATAATTAACAAAGGTTCTATTACAATTGATGGTATTAGTTTAACAGTTGTTGGGGTTAATGATGTTAGTTTTACTGTTTCAATAATTCCACACACAATGTTTGTAACTAATTTAGGACACAAAAAAGTTGGCGATATTGTTAATCTAGAAAATGACTGTATTGCTAAATATGTTGAAAAGATGCTTGATAATAAGCAAGAAAAACAATCTTTATTAGAAAAAATAAAAGAAATGTAG
- the ribH gene encoding 6,7-dimethyl-8-ribityllumazine synthase → MKSFSGKLYSNNFRIAIVVSRFNEFITSKLLSGAVDGLKRMNVNEQDISIAYVPGAFEIPLIAKKLAKTNRFDAVICLGAVIRGSTSHYDFVCSEVSKGISNVMLENEIPVIFGVLTTDTIEQAIERAGTKSGNKGFEAAQSAIEMISLIKSIN, encoded by the coding sequence ATGAAATCATTTAGTGGAAAACTTTATTCAAATAATTTTAGAATAGCAATAGTTGTTTCAAGATTTAATGAATTTATAACTTCAAAATTATTATCTGGCGCTGTTGATGGACTTAAAAGAATGAATGTTAATGAACAAGATATAAGTATTGCTTATGTTCCGGGTGCATTTGAAATTCCTTTAATAGCAAAAAAATTAGCTAAAACAAATAGATTTGATGCTGTTATTTGTCTTGGTGCTGTAATTAGAGGAAGTACATCTCATTATGATTTTGTATGTAGTGAGGTAAGTAAAGGAATTTCAAATGTAATGCTTGAAAACGAAATACCTGTTATTTTTGGTGTTTTAACAACTGATACAATAGAACAAGCCATTGAACGTGCTGGAACAAAAAGTGGAAACAAAGGTTTTGAAGCAGCTCAAAGTGCAATTGAAATGATTAGCTTGATTAAATCAATTAATTAA
- a CDS encoding P116 family lipid acquisition surface protein translates to MMFKKTLITTILGSTMLAGSITGFVSCSQQVKSNLANEISTTPSNDDKSHNIGFDQNIFNDINLEKPNYQPIDSNEYKLLMNFDDFNKNFTFDTVNILEDGLKTDIANYVYNMWVSSDKKLEIKLFKDFAYKYDKENKTISFEISLVVTNKTNNVKYFSFSGKDYYVPENHSSNLNIKVDSQKVNFYFIESNSTNKELGWKVDNVQINFLDQKSTVNNFSLALPNVGLHSLPYSINGVTSKNNYLDAEKEWDKYYFDQNQYRTYLENYLMDTTKMSIGLIGSSGNLLNSIANNPSLKDFLSGDGGSELINLLVYSNVIDKNISEFLKDLINPEVPLTIAIQNNVDAIAKFVTNNFDSDLVSEDLIKDILSIISPNMSESQKEQIESLLSIIPENLSFIKNIVNLVFENKTSWDILEYVLTNYSQNIVDNVGEITNNKDLVNDIIKLLQSLITKNESGTYQGILDVLSSQKILLKSLINAIFNLFGMGNSFGTLFDDLYTNNDKITVTNIQTALRDSIIPLTKFLGSSSNYKIENSYIKNLKFNGNKISYEYQIKFVFSTSFKFNLKPIYALLPNSINYNNIPIPVSLVLTYLPEWIEFGVDDSISLTFKSENNEVYKTPIKNADGSYTMGYTIPQNVKFEMNLPKAVQSIVGQYTYQIAWVNTLPWDFITSFLKTLVLKDYEFFDTVKLTNPQYVISNYEEEQYISDYHVSWKNITAQEINNLFNYVDAGTGKGKTYHVKSKPSLWKFEGNISGDQPTIKQENYQTILNSVLSFSNSVSNLPDNLKPVVSVVPVINGNIKAFGSIASAELTLKTIKVSVFFPFKILDTTNWDQTSKSGQVSFTNLFTKEFQFTK, encoded by the coding sequence ATGATGTTTAAAAAGACACTAATTACAACAATATTAGGGTCTACCATGTTGGCAGGTTCTATTACAGGTTTTGTATCTTGTTCTCAACAAGTTAAATCAAATCTAGCAAATGAAATATCAACAACACCATCGAATGATGATAAATCCCATAATATTGGATTTGATCAAAATATTTTTAATGATATAAATCTTGAAAAACCCAATTATCAACCAATTGATTCAAATGAATATAAATTATTAATGAACTTTGATGATTTTAATAAGAATTTCACTTTTGATACTGTAAATATTTTAGAAGATGGACTTAAAACTGACATAGCAAATTATGTTTATAATATGTGAGTATCTTCTGATAAAAAACTTGAAATTAAGTTATTTAAAGATTTTGCATACAAATATGATAAAGAAAATAAAACTATTTCTTTTGAAATTAGTCTTGTTGTTACAAACAAAACTAACAATGTAAAATATTTTAGTTTTTCTGGTAAAGATTACTATGTGCCAGAAAATCATTCAAGTAACTTAAATATTAAAGTTGATAGTCAAAAAGTGAATTTTTATTTTATTGAATCAAACTCAACAAATAAAGAACTTGGATGAAAAGTTGATAATGTCCAAATAAATTTTTTAGATCAAAAATCAACAGTTAATAATTTTAGTTTAGCTTTACCAAATGTTGGATTACATTCTTTACCTTATTCAATAAATGGTGTCACAAGTAAAAATAATTATCTTGATGCTGAAAAGGAATGAGATAAATATTATTTTGATCAAAATCAATATAGAACATACCTTGAAAATTATTTAATGGACACAACTAAAATGTCAATTGGTCTAATAGGTAGTTCTGGTAATCTTTTGAATAGTATTGCAAACAATCCTTCACTTAAAGATTTTTTAAGTGGTGATGGTGGAAGTGAATTAATTAATTTATTAGTTTACTCTAATGTTATTGATAAAAACATTTCTGAATTTTTAAAAGATTTAATTAATCCTGAAGTTCCATTAACAATAGCCATTCAAAATAATGTTGATGCAATTGCTAAATTTGTAACAAACAATTTTGATAGTGATTTAGTTTCTGAAGACTTGATAAAAGATATTTTATCTATTATTTCGCCTAATATGTCTGAAAGCCAAAAAGAACAAATAGAATCATTATTATCTATAATTCCAGAAAATCTTTCTTTTATAAAAAATATTGTTAACTTAGTTTTTGAAAATAAAACATCATGAGATATTTTAGAATATGTACTTACAAATTACAGTCAAAATATTGTAGACAATGTCGGTGAAATTACAAATAATAAAGATTTGGTTAATGACATTATTAAACTTTTACAAAGTTTAATAACTAAAAATGAATCTGGAACATATCAAGGTATATTAGATGTTCTTTCAAGTCAAAAAATTCTTTTAAAAAGTTTAATTAATGCTATTTTCAATTTATTTGGTATGGGAAATTCTTTTGGAACATTATTTGATGATCTTTATACAAATAATGACAAAATTACTGTTACTAATATACAAACAGCTTTAAGAGATTCAATTATTCCATTAACAAAATTTTTAGGTAGTTCATCAAATTATAAAATTGAAAATAGTTATATTAAAAATTTGAAGTTTAATGGTAATAAAATTTCATACGAATACCAAATTAAGTTTGTTTTCTCAACTAGTTTTAAATTTAATTTAAAACCAATTTATGCTCTTTTGCCAAATTCAATTAATTATAATAACATTCCAATTCCTGTTAGTTTAGTATTAACATATCTTCCAGAATGAATTGAATTTGGAGTAGATGATTCTATAAGTCTTACTTTTAAATCAGAAAATAATGAAGTTTATAAAACTCCAATTAAAAATGCTGATGGTAGTTACACAATGGGGTATACAATTCCTCAGAATGTTAAATTTGAAATGAATTTACCAAAAGCTGTTCAGTCGATTGTTGGTCAATATACATATCAAATTGCTTGAGTTAATACTTTGCCATGAGATTTCATTACTTCTTTTTTGAAAACACTTGTACTTAAAGACTATGAATTTTTTGACACTGTAAAATTGACTAATCCACAATATGTTATTAGTAATTATGAAGAAGAACAGTATATTTCAGATTACCATGTTAGTTGGAAAAATATAACAGCACAAGAAATAAATAATTTATTTAATTATGTTGATGCAGGCACTGGTAAGGGTAAAACATATCATGTTAAATCTAAACCAAGTCTTTGAAAATTTGAAGGAAATATTTCTGGTGATCAACCAACAATTAAACAGGAAAACTATCAAACAATTTTAAATAGTGTGTTGTCTTTTAGTAATTCTGTAAGTAATTTACCAGACAATTTAAAACCTGTTGTTTCAGTTGTTCCAGTAATAAATGGAAATATTAAAGCTTTTGGTTCAATTGCTTCAGCTGAGTTAACTTTAAAAACAATTAAAGTATCTGTCTTTTTTCCTTTTAAAATTTTGGACACAACTAATTGGGATCAAACAAGTAAATCTGGACAAGTAAGCTTTACAAATCTATTTACTAAAGAATTTCAATTTACAAAATAA
- a CDS encoding cation-translocating P-type ATPase: MNKNLSEAQSKLTSDFEKGLTSQEVAKRIKTFGYNKLKEKKQHTFFMKFINQFYDPLLLLLIVAAIISYVVAGLNSRKQHFEPIEVIVEWVEPSVILLIVFINALFGAIQEAKAEKAMEALNKMTTPITKVIRDGNFDQISSIEVVPGDIVIIEAGDTIPADGIIIENNSLKVIESVLTGESIAIEKNEDFVYDDKTPIGDRLNYVYSGTSVINGRATILVTNTGMNTEIGKIASLLNENDGGLSPLEKRISSLGKKLTYIAMFFLVLVFILYVTYVNDPSLISETWSNGFKVAVSIAISVIPEGLLAILTVILALGVKRMAKQNALIKKLSSVETLGSASVICSDKTGTLTQNKMTIVEVFTNKKSFKEFDSKEVKQLIEYGMLCNDTKIDENELIGDPTETSIVKAGIDNGIEVNSLLKKYPRVEELPFDSDRKLMSTIHKVSDGYLVVTKGAVDNLFSICKNKESIKEYEKQNEIMSNKALRVLGIAIKKIKSIPKDVTFKTIEKDLQLIGLLGIIDPPREEVKLSIQECLKAGIRPIMITGDHANTASAIAKELNILYSDEQKTITGSELEKMSDEELQQHIKEYSVYARVSPQDKIRVVKAWQKNGDIVAMTGDGVNDAPALQAADIGCAMGITGTEVSKGAADMILVDDNFSTIVEAVKEGRGVLDNIKRMMLTLFTTNVSELFTLLFGMLIFRFNPFSALQILWINLVTESFPGIALGMKKAERDVMSFKPNYSNNLLDKKMVLKVLSQGLLTFALCTVGFFLGAGMFVNFNFSLIVQSLQAFHKTTGTSREILLNMQMAGSTMLFITLSISQAFNAFNMFSKHNICTYKWDDIKYVFYAFGISTFFILLVLLVPKMNEVFNLNPYVFSDVKIITQITTSENITTVVQSSTSINYSYFIIIAFVFAFVQTIIIELLKIINNSNWYRKIVNKSNFLKKWN; the protein is encoded by the coding sequence ATGAATAAAAATTTATCAGAAGCCCAGTCCAAATTAACATCTGATTTTGAGAAGGGTTTAACCTCACAAGAGGTTGCTAAAAGGATCAAAACTTTTGGGTATAACAAATTAAAAGAAAAAAAACAACATACTTTTTTTATGAAATTTATAAACCAATTTTATGATCCTTTACTATTATTATTAATTGTTGCAGCAATTATTTCTTATGTAGTTGCTGGTCTAAATTCAAGAAAACAGCACTTTGAACCTATCGAAGTAATAGTTGAATGAGTTGAACCATCTGTAATACTTTTAATAGTATTTATAAATGCTTTATTTGGTGCCATTCAAGAAGCAAAAGCTGAAAAAGCTATGGAAGCACTCAACAAGATGACCACCCCTATAACCAAAGTTATTAGAGATGGTAATTTTGATCAGATAAGTTCTATAGAAGTTGTTCCAGGGGATATTGTCATAATAGAAGCTGGAGATACAATACCAGCAGATGGAATTATTATTGAAAATAATTCATTAAAAGTTATCGAATCTGTTCTAACTGGTGAATCTATTGCAATAGAAAAAAATGAAGATTTTGTATATGATGATAAAACACCAATTGGAGATAGATTAAATTATGTTTATTCTGGTACTAGTGTAATAAATGGTAGAGCAACTATTTTAGTTACAAATACTGGGATGAATACTGAAATTGGTAAGATTGCAAGTTTGCTTAATGAAAATGATGGAGGACTTTCTCCTTTAGAAAAAAGAATATCAAGTCTTGGTAAAAAACTTACATATATAGCAATGTTCTTTTTGGTTTTAGTTTTTATTTTATATGTTACATATGTAAATGATCCAAGTCTTATTAGTGAAACTTGATCTAATGGATTTAAAGTTGCTGTTTCAATAGCAATATCTGTTATTCCAGAAGGTCTTTTAGCTATTTTGACTGTTATTTTAGCACTTGGTGTTAAAAGAATGGCTAAGCAAAATGCTTTAATTAAAAAATTATCTTCAGTTGAAACTTTAGGTAGTGCTAGTGTAATTTGTTCTGATAAAACAGGGACACTAACACAAAATAAAATGACTATTGTAGAAGTGTTTACAAATAAAAAGTCATTTAAAGAATTTGATAGCAAAGAAGTTAAACAGTTGATTGAATATGGGATGCTTTGTAATGATACAAAGATTGATGAAAATGAATTAATTGGGGACCCAACAGAAACATCAATTGTTAAAGCTGGAATTGATAATGGTATAGAAGTAAATAGTTTATTAAAAAAATATCCAAGAGTTGAAGAACTTCCTTTTGATTCAGATAGAAAACTTATGTCAACTATTCATAAAGTTAGTGATGGTTATCTTGTTGTAACAAAAGGAGCAGTAGATAATTTATTCTCTATTTGTAAAAATAAAGAATCTATTAAAGAATATGAAAAGCAAAATGAAATCATGAGTAATAAAGCTCTTAGGGTTTTAGGTATTGCTATTAAAAAAATAAAATCAATTCCTAAAGATGTTACTTTTAAAACTATTGAAAAAGATTTACAACTTATTGGTCTATTAGGTATCATAGATCCGCCAAGAGAAGAGGTTAAACTTTCTATTCAAGAATGTTTAAAAGCTGGTATAAGGCCAATAATGATTACAGGTGATCATGCTAATACAGCTTCAGCTATTGCAAAAGAATTAAATATTTTATATAGTGATGAGCAAAAAACAATAACAGGTTCTGAATTAGAAAAAATGTCTGATGAAGAATTACAACAACACATTAAAGAATATAGCGTTTATGCTCGTGTATCTCCACAAGACAAAATAAGAGTTGTTAAAGCGTGACAAAAAAATGGTGATATAGTTGCCATGACTGGTGATGGTGTTAATGATGCACCAGCTCTTCAAGCTGCAGATATTGGTTGTGCTATGGGTATAACTGGTACTGAGGTTAGTAAGGGTGCAGCTGATATGATACTTGTAGATGATAATTTTTCTACAATTGTAGAAGCTGTAAAAGAGGGTAGAGGTGTTTTAGATAACATCAAAAGAATGATGTTGACATTATTTACAACGAATGTTTCTGAGTTGTTTACACTATTATTTGGAATGTTAATTTTTAGATTTAACCCTTTTAGTGCATTACAAATATTATGAATTAATTTGGTTACTGAAAGCTTCCCAGGGATTGCACTTGGAATGAAAAAAGCTGAAAGAGACGTTATGAGTTTTAAACCAAATTATAGTAATAACTTATTAGACAAAAAAATGGTTTTAAAAGTCTTGTCTCAAGGTTTATTGACCTTTGCACTTTGTACAGTTGGATTTTTCTTAGGTGCTGGTATGTTTGTTAACTTTAATTTTAGTCTTATTGTTCAATCATTACAGGCTTTCCATAAAACAACTGGTACAAGTAGAGAAATATTATTAAATATGCAAATGGCTGGATCAACTATGTTGTTTATTACACTATCTATATCTCAAGCATTCAATGCATTTAATATGTTTTCAAAACATAATATATGTACTTATAAATGAGATGATATTAAATATGTTTTTTATGCATTTGGAATTTCAACATTTTTTATATTGTTAGTCTTATTGGTTCCTAAAATGAATGAAGTATTTAATTTAAATCCATATGTATTTAGTGATGTTAAAATTATTACTCAAATTACTACAAGTGAAAATATAACAACTGTGGTTCAATCATCAACATCTATAAATTATTCATATTTTATAATTATTGCTTTTGTTTTTGCTTTTGTACAAACAATAATTATAGAATTATTGAAAATAATAAATAATTCAAATTGATATAGAAAAATTGTCAATAAAAGCAATTTCTTAAAAAAATGAAACTAA
- a CDS encoding HAD family hydrolase, whose protein sequence is MKMNKIKIVVSDIDGTFIDDNKQVSPNTIKAIQKIKNKGLLFALCSGREPNTIKNLAMKWGIISYVDIIIGFSGGQIIYLKNNKIENTYFLSELAIKDIIDHFKDMEVNFAVPDKGFLYFPKEDKFVSILSKYDDMPYIITNFDSYLKEPKPKLMIITKETNMSNVIERSLTLNSKHYHGKPVQTGKFLFEYMHENVNKAKAIEIAIKKYGLKMENVLAFGDAENDVEMIDKSGIGVAMGNACKNTKDVSNFITDDNNNDGIYNFIEKNFI, encoded by the coding sequence ATGAAAATGAACAAAATTAAAATTGTTGTATCAGATATTGATGGAACATTTATTGATGATAACAAACAAGTATCACCAAATACAATAAAAGCAATTCAAAAAATCAAAAACAAAGGTTTACTTTTTGCTCTTTGTAGTGGAAGAGAACCAAACACTATAAAAAACTTAGCTATGAAATGAGGAATCATAAGTTATGTTGATATTATTATTGGTTTTAGTGGTGGACAAATTATATATTTAAAAAATAACAAAATAGAAAATACTTATTTTTTAAGTGAATTAGCTATTAAAGATATCATTGATCATTTTAAAGATATGGAAGTTAATTTTGCAGTTCCAGATAAAGGTTTTTTATATTTTCCAAAAGAAGATAAATTTGTAAGTATACTTTCAAAATATGATGATATGCCATATATAATAACTAATTTTGATAGTTATTTAAAAGAACCAAAACCAAAACTTATGATAATTACAAAAGAAACAAATATGAGTAACGTTATTGAAAGAAGTTTAACTCTAAATAGCAAACACTATCATGGTAAACCAGTTCAAACTGGAAAATTCTTATTTGAATATATGCATGAAAATGTTAATAAAGCTAAAGCAATTGAAATAGCTATTAAAAAATATGGTTTAAAAATGGAAAATGTATTAGCTTTTGGTGATGCTGAAAATGATGTAGAAATGATTGATAAATCAGGAATAGGTGTTGCTATGGGTAATGCTTGCAAAAACACAAAAGATGTTTCTAATTTTATTACTGATGATAACAATAATGATGGTATTTACAATTTCATAGAAAAGAATTTTATTTAA